A window of Macrotis lagotis isolate mMagLag1 chromosome X, bilby.v1.9.chrom.fasta, whole genome shotgun sequence contains these coding sequences:
- the LOC141498075 gene encoding ragulator complex protein LAMTOR1-like: MGSCCSSCEDVEAPEPEERAPLLETPGSQAKGPEAPPASCTPEQAHLEAIVAEVASNIINVAQTHRLRPLECRERARRYRARLAKLELPAAYGGGAGESSRGPGRGSVSGAFGAFLRSYWKKKEQPCEPPPCHLCKPLLALAAPPVPFADVQQAIRFAADAHRAMQHVRVQPQEGLVVPFQAV, encoded by the coding sequence ATGGGGAGCTGCTGCAGCAGCTGCGAGGACGTGGAGGCTCCCGAGCCGGAGGAGCGGGCTCCGCTTCTGGAAACGCCAGGCAGCCAGGCCAAAGGCCCCGAAGCCCCCCCGGCCAGCTGTACGCCCGAGCAGGCGCATCTGGAGGCTATAGTGGCAGAAGTGGCCAGCAACATCATCAACGTGGCCCAAACACACCGCCTGCGGCCTCTCGAATGTCGGGAGCGGGCCCGCCGCTATCGCGCCCGCTTGGCCAAGTTGGAGCTACCCGCTGCATACGGAGGTGGCGCTGGCGAGAGCTCCAGAGGGCCCGGGAGAGGCTCCGTCAGTGGAGCCTTTGGGGCCTTTCTCCGCAGCTACTGGAAGAAGAAAGAGCAGCCCTGCGAGCCTCCGCCCTGCCACCTGTGCAAGCCCCTACTCGCATTGGCCGCCCCACCGGTGCCATTCGCCGACGTCCAGCAGGCTATTCGTTTCGCGGCGGACGCCCATCGCGCCATGCAGCACGTCCGCGTCCAGCCACAGGAGGGCCTGGTGGTGCCCTTCCAGGCAGTGTGA